From Methylopila sp. M107, a single genomic window includes:
- a CDS encoding YicC/YloC family endoribonuclease, which yields MPLASMTGFARVAGQLDGARWAWELRSVNAKGLDVRLRLPPGFDEVEQAARTAAQSRLKRGSVQATLTLERSAGASEVRINEAALNAVLSAAAAIAARVPGAAAPTIDGLLAQRGVVEFVEPEENAAGRAAVAAAVSADFAAAVEDLERARTSEGAALGAILEERLARIEELTRAADACPARQPEAVKKRLGEQVAALLGTGVALDPDRLHQEAALIATRADVREELDRLFAHVEAARALMAEGGAVGRRLDFLAQEFGRESNTLCAKSNDRALTAIGLDLKAVVEQFREQVQNVE from the coding sequence ATGCCGCTCGCCAGCATGACCGGGTTCGCGCGGGTCGCGGGACAGCTCGACGGCGCGCGATGGGCCTGGGAGCTCCGCAGCGTCAACGCCAAGGGGCTCGACGTGCGGCTCCGCCTGCCGCCCGGCTTCGACGAGGTCGAGCAGGCGGCGCGGACCGCCGCGCAGTCGCGGCTGAAGCGCGGCTCCGTGCAGGCGACGCTGACGCTCGAGCGGAGCGCCGGAGCCAGCGAGGTCCGGATCAACGAGGCGGCGCTCAACGCCGTGCTGTCGGCCGCGGCTGCGATCGCCGCCCGCGTGCCGGGCGCCGCGGCGCCGACGATCGACGGGCTGCTGGCGCAGCGCGGCGTCGTCGAGTTCGTCGAGCCGGAAGAGAACGCCGCCGGTCGCGCCGCGGTCGCGGCGGCCGTCTCGGCCGACTTCGCCGCCGCAGTCGAAGATCTCGAACGGGCGCGCACAAGCGAGGGCGCGGCGCTCGGCGCCATTCTGGAAGAGCGGCTCGCCCGCATCGAAGAGCTGACGCGCGCCGCCGACGCCTGTCCGGCCCGCCAGCCGGAGGCGGTGAAGAAGCGGCTCGGCGAACAGGTCGCGGCGCTGCTCGGGACCGGGGTCGCGCTCGATCCGGACCGGCTGCACCAGGAGGCGGCGCTGATCGCGACGAGGGCCGACGTCCGCGAAGAGCTCGACCGGCTGTTCGCCCATGTCGAGGCGGCGCGCGCGCTGATGGCCGAGGGCGGCGCCGTCGGGCGCAGGCTCGACTTCCTGGCGCAGGAATTCGGCCGCGAATCGAACACGCTGTGCGCGAAGTCGAACGACAGGGCTCTGACCGCGATCGGGCTCGACCTCAAGGCCGTGGTCGAGCAGTTCCGCGAGCAGGTCCAGAACGTGGAGTGA